The following coding sequences lie in one Stenotrophomonas rhizophila genomic window:
- a CDS encoding protein-L-isoaspartate O-methyltransferase family protein, with protein sequence MTIDYSHARELMVEQQIRPWDVLEIRVLDVLARLPREAFVAESHKALAYADIELPLGFGQKMMKPVIEGRTLQALDLQPGDEVLEIGTGSGFLSACMGELAREVLSLEIQPELATGARARLDAAGLGNNVRIETADALTWETERRFDAICVTAAVDTIPSRFTQWLRPGGRLFVIRGQSPVMEAVLVKADGSTESLFETDIDYLRGAAPAPQFQL encoded by the coding sequence ATGACGATCGATTACTCCCACGCCCGCGAACTGATGGTTGAACAGCAGATCCGTCCCTGGGACGTGCTGGAGATCCGCGTGCTCGATGTACTGGCACGCCTGCCGCGCGAAGCGTTCGTCGCTGAATCGCACAAGGCCCTGGCGTATGCCGACATCGAACTGCCGCTGGGCTTCGGGCAGAAGATGATGAAGCCGGTCATCGAAGGCCGCACCCTGCAGGCGCTGGATCTGCAGCCGGGCGACGAAGTGCTGGAAATCGGCACCGGCAGCGGCTTCCTGAGCGCCTGCATGGGCGAGCTGGCCCGCGAAGTGCTGAGCCTGGAAATCCAGCCGGAACTGGCTACCGGTGCGCGTGCGCGCCTGGATGCCGCCGGCCTGGGCAACAACGTGCGGATTGAAACCGCCGATGCCCTGACCTGGGAAACCGAGCGCCGCTTCGACGCGATCTGCGTGACCGCCGCGGTGGACACCATCCCGTCACGTTTCACCCAGTGGCTGCGTCCCGGTGGCCGTCTGTTCGTCATCCGCGGCCAGTCGCCGGTGATGGAAGCGGTGCTGGTCAAGGCCGACGGCAGCACCGAGTCCCTGTTTGAAACCGATATCGATTACCTGCGCGGTGCCGCTCCGGCGCCCCAGTTCCAACTCTGA
- a CDS encoding TetR/AcrR family transcriptional regulator produces MTDPTAPIAPAKPAAKASGPGRPKDLGKRAAILEAAKALFVDQGYNGVSMDSIAAQAGVSKLTVYSHFGDKEALFTEAVKSTCVAMLPDALFVTDAEGPLHDQLLGIGHAFFSMITSAEAVAVQRVMMAPETDDRLREMFWVAGPQRTTDALAEFLRARVARGELEIDDCETAALQLMTLIKGELHTHMMCGLRPTPADCDADAHVSASVAFFLRAYAPRPTA; encoded by the coding sequence ATGACCGATCCGACCGCCCCCATTGCCCCTGCCAAGCCCGCCGCCAAGGCCTCCGGGCCGGGGCGCCCGAAGGACCTGGGCAAGCGCGCGGCGATCCTGGAGGCGGCCAAGGCCCTGTTCGTGGACCAGGGCTATAACGGGGTAAGCATGGACAGCATTGCCGCCCAGGCGGGGGTGTCCAAGCTGACCGTTTACAGCCATTTCGGCGACAAAGAGGCACTTTTCACCGAAGCTGTGAAGTCCACCTGTGTCGCCATGCTGCCCGACGCGCTGTTTGTCACCGACGCCGAAGGGCCGCTGCACGACCAGCTGCTGGGCATCGGCCACGCGTTTTTCAGCATGATCACCTCGGCCGAGGCGGTGGCGGTGCAGCGGGTGATGATGGCCCCGGAAACCGATGACCGCCTGCGCGAGATGTTCTGGGTGGCCGGCCCGCAACGCACCACCGACGCCCTGGCCGAGTTCCTGCGGGCCCGCGTGGCCCGTGGCGAGCTGGAGATCGACGACTGTGAAACCGCCGCGCTGCAGTTGATGACCCTCATCAAAGGCGAGCTGCATACGCATATGATGTGCGGGCTGCGACCGACCCCGGCCGACTGCGACGCCGATGCCCACGTGAGCGCCAGCGTGGCGTTCTTCCTGAGGGCCTACGCGCCGCGCCCCACGGCGTGA
- a CDS encoding efflux RND transporter periplasmic adaptor subunit, which yields MKSMRWMGGGLLVVLLAACGKHDAEPVAAIPVLVVHPGTVAGQEAAAYPGEVHARQESQLSFRVGGNMVKRLVDAGQRVRKGELLAELDAADYSAQAAASQAQLAAADADLVRARDDQKRYAKLAEDQLVSRSALDQQTAAFKAAQGQANAARANLAVARNQADYAQLRAPADGVIASRQAEAGQVVSAGQTVFTLAADGGREVLIALPESSIRDYQVGQAVQVELWNRPGQLLPGTIREIAPAADAQARTYATRVSLAPEALSEVELGQSARVFARAGRSGTLQLPLAAVLRGADGTASVWVVNPANGALKATPVTVGAYGADAVPVLSGVTGTDWVVAAGGHLLREGQVVTPVDRQNRPVLAPAAAPAAAGKGH from the coding sequence ATGAAAAGCATGCGTTGGATGGGCGGTGGTTTGCTGGTGGTGCTGCTGGCGGCGTGCGGCAAGCACGATGCCGAGCCGGTGGCGGCCATTCCGGTACTGGTGGTGCATCCGGGCACCGTGGCCGGGCAGGAAGCGGCCGCCTATCCGGGTGAAGTGCATGCCCGCCAGGAGAGCCAACTGTCCTTCCGGGTGGGAGGCAACATGGTCAAGCGCCTGGTCGATGCCGGCCAGCGCGTGCGCAAGGGCGAGCTGCTGGCCGAACTGGACGCGGCCGACTACAGCGCTCAGGCCGCCGCCTCGCAGGCCCAGCTGGCCGCCGCCGATGCCGACCTGGTGCGCGCACGCGACGACCAGAAGCGCTACGCCAAGCTGGCCGAAGACCAGCTGGTGAGCCGCTCGGCGCTGGACCAGCAGACCGCCGCCTTCAAGGCCGCGCAGGGCCAGGCCAACGCCGCCCGCGCCAACCTGGCCGTGGCCCGCAACCAGGCCGATTACGCGCAGCTGCGCGCCCCGGCCGACGGCGTGATCGCCAGCCGCCAGGCCGAAGCCGGGCAGGTGGTGAGCGCGGGGCAGACCGTGTTCACCCTGGCCGCCGACGGCGGGCGCGAGGTGTTGATCGCACTGCCGGAAAGCAGCATCCGCGACTACCAGGTGGGCCAGGCGGTGCAGGTGGAACTGTGGAACCGCCCGGGCCAGCTGCTGCCCGGCACGATCCGCGAGATCGCCCCGGCCGCCGATGCGCAGGCCCGCACCTACGCCACCCGGGTCAGCCTGGCGCCCGAAGCGCTGAGCGAAGTGGAACTGGGCCAGAGCGCACGCGTGTTCGCCCGCGCCGGCCGTAGCGGCACCCTGCAGCTGCCGCTGGCGGCGGTGCTGCGTGGCGCCGACGGCACGGCCAGCGTGTGGGTGGTGAACCCGGCCAACGGCGCGCTCAAGGCCACCCCGGTAACGGTGGGTGCCTACGGTGCCGACGCGGTGCCGGTGCTGTCCGGTGTCACCGGCACCGATTGGGTGGTCGCCGCCGGCGGCCACCTGCTGCGCGAGGGCCAGGTGGTGACGCCGGTGGACCGCCAGAACCGACCGGTGCTGGCACCGGCGGCCGCGCCCGCTGCCGCCGGCAAGGGGCACTGA
- a CDS encoding efflux RND transporter permease subunit, with the protein MRRFNLSEWALSNRPLVLFAMLAFAVIGAWSYKHLGQSEDPPFTFKAMVVRTMWPGATAEQVSRQVTEPIEKALMNTGEYEFIRSYSRPGESQVIFMARDSLRSKQIPDLWYQVRKRVGDIRATLPREIVGPFYNDEFGDTFGNIYALTGKGFDYAVMRDYADRIQLELQRVPDVGKIDLVGLQDEKVWIELSNTKLATLGVSLQQVQQALADQNAVSATSFFETPSDRVQLRVTGQFDSIEDIRRFPIQAGERTIHLGDIAQVKRGFADPASPKMRFMGEDAIGLAVAMKDGGDILKLGATLDAEFERLQKTLPAGMQLRKVSDQPHAVEESVGEFVQVLTEAVVIVLLVSFFSLGLRTGLVVGVTIPLVLAMTFFVMHYFGIGLHKISLGALVLALGLLVDDAIIAVEMMATKMEQGYDRLRAASFAWESTAFPMLTGTLITAAGFLPIATAASSTGEYTRSLFQVVTIALVVSWIAAVLFIPYLGDKMLPDLFNRQPPKPTSLAGRWHARRLQWADRHPAFARWIRPTEHAHDHDPYQRPFYTRFRSFLDTCLRHRWWVIGATIALFIFSLAIFRFVPQQFFPDSTRPELMVDIELAEGASLASTQAQASKLEKLLKGREGISNYVAYVGTGSPRFYLPLDQQLPATNFAQFVVLTADAKARESTRDWLMKDVIKQFPDVQMRVTRLENGPPVGYPVQMRISGEHIAQVQAIARQVEAKVRENPHVINVNLDWSEPSKVVRLVIDQDRARALGVSSAQVSQFLSSSLSGMSVSTYREGNRQIEMLLRGPDNERAQLGLLGSLAIPTASGTPVTLSQVARLEYAFEDGIIWHRNRLPTVTVRADIGDGMQPLDVVQQILPTLDGIRAQLPSGYLLETGGTVEDSARGQNSIKAGMPLFLIVVATLLMLQLRSFSRAAMVLVTAPLGIIGATLFLLLFRAPFGFVALLGTIALAGMIMRNSVILIDQIQQDIDAGHDRWHAIIDATVRRFRPIVLTALAAVLAMIPLSRSAFYGSMAISIMGGLIVGTVLTLVFLPALYAAWFRVKPDEAKTSEG; encoded by the coding sequence GTGCGCCGCTTCAATCTTTCCGAATGGGCGTTGAGCAACCGCCCGCTGGTGCTGTTTGCGATGCTGGCGTTCGCGGTCATCGGCGCGTGGTCGTACAAGCACCTGGGCCAGTCCGAGGATCCGCCGTTCACCTTCAAGGCGATGGTGGTGCGCACGATGTGGCCCGGCGCCACCGCCGAGCAGGTCTCGCGGCAGGTTACCGAGCCGATCGAAAAAGCGCTGATGAACACCGGCGAATACGAGTTCATCCGGTCCTACTCGCGTCCGGGCGAATCGCAGGTGATTTTCATGGCGCGCGACAGCCTGCGCTCCAAGCAGATTCCGGACCTGTGGTACCAGGTGCGCAAACGCGTGGGCGACATCCGCGCCACGCTGCCGCGCGAGATCGTCGGGCCGTTCTACAACGATGAGTTCGGCGACACCTTCGGCAACATCTACGCGTTGACCGGCAAGGGCTTCGATTACGCGGTGATGCGCGACTACGCCGACCGCATCCAGCTGGAACTGCAGCGCGTGCCGGACGTCGGCAAGATCGACCTGGTGGGCCTGCAGGACGAGAAGGTCTGGATCGAGTTGTCCAACACCAAGCTGGCCACGCTGGGCGTGTCGCTGCAGCAGGTGCAGCAGGCGCTGGCCGACCAGAACGCGGTCAGTGCCACCAGCTTCTTTGAAACCCCCAGCGACCGCGTGCAGCTGCGCGTGACCGGCCAGTTCGATTCCATCGAGGACATCCGCCGGTTCCCGATCCAGGCCGGCGAGCGCACTATCCACCTGGGCGATATCGCGCAGGTCAAGCGCGGCTTCGCCGATCCTGCCTCGCCGAAGATGCGCTTCATGGGCGAGGACGCCATCGGCCTGGCCGTGGCGATGAAGGACGGCGGCGACATCCTGAAGCTGGGCGCCACCCTGGACGCCGAGTTCGAGCGCCTGCAGAAGACCCTGCCGGCTGGCATGCAGCTGCGCAAGGTGTCCGACCAGCCGCACGCGGTGGAAGAGTCGGTGGGCGAGTTCGTGCAGGTGCTCACCGAAGCGGTGGTGATCGTGCTGCTGGTCAGCTTCTTCTCGCTGGGTCTGCGCACCGGCCTGGTGGTGGGCGTGACCATTCCGCTGGTGCTGGCGATGACCTTCTTCGTCATGCATTACTTCGGCATCGGCCTGCACAAGATCTCGCTGGGCGCGCTGGTGCTGGCGCTGGGCCTGCTGGTGGACGATGCGATCATCGCGGTGGAGATGATGGCCACCAAGATGGAGCAGGGCTACGACCGCCTACGCGCGGCCAGTTTCGCCTGGGAATCCACCGCCTTCCCGATGCTCACCGGCACGCTGATCACCGCCGCCGGCTTCCTGCCGATCGCTACCGCGGCATCGAGCACCGGTGAATACACCCGTTCGCTGTTCCAGGTGGTGACCATCGCGCTGGTGGTGTCGTGGATTGCTGCGGTGCTGTTCATTCCGTACCTGGGCGACAAGATGCTGCCGGACCTGTTCAACCGGCAGCCGCCCAAGCCGACCAGCCTGGCTGGGCGCTGGCACGCCCGCCGCCTGCAGTGGGCCGACCGCCACCCGGCGTTCGCGCGCTGGATCAGGCCGACCGAACATGCGCACGACCATGACCCGTACCAGCGGCCGTTCTACACCCGCTTCCGCAGCTTCCTGGATACCTGCCTGCGCCACCGCTGGTGGGTGATCGGCGCGACGATTGCGTTGTTCATCTTCTCGCTGGCGATCTTCCGCTTCGTGCCGCAGCAGTTCTTCCCCGATTCGACCCGGCCCGAGCTGATGGTCGACATCGAGCTGGCCGAAGGTGCATCGCTGGCCTCCACCCAGGCCCAGGCCAGCAAGCTGGAAAAGCTGTTGAAGGGCCGCGAGGGCATCAGCAACTACGTGGCCTACGTGGGGACCGGTTCGCCGCGCTTCTACCTGCCGCTGGACCAGCAGCTGCCGGCCACCAACTTCGCCCAGTTCGTGGTGCTCACCGCCGACGCCAAGGCCCGTGAGTCCACCCGCGACTGGCTGATGAAGGACGTGATCAAGCAGTTCCCCGATGTCCAGATGCGCGTGACCCGCCTGGAGAACGGTCCGCCGGTGGGCTACCCGGTGCAGATGCGCATCTCCGGCGAGCACATCGCGCAGGTGCAGGCCATTGCCCGCCAGGTCGAGGCCAAGGTGCGCGAGAACCCGCACGTGATCAACGTCAACCTGGACTGGAGCGAGCCAAGCAAGGTGGTGCGGCTGGTGATCGACCAGGACCGTGCCCGCGCCTTGGGCGTGAGCAGCGCGCAGGTGAGCCAGTTCCTGAGCAGTTCGCTGTCGGGCATGAGCGTGAGCACCTACCGCGAAGGCAACCGCCAGATCGAGATGCTGCTGCGCGGGCCGGACAACGAGCGCGCCCAGCTGGGCCTGCTCGGCAGCCTGGCCATTCCCACCGCCAGCGGCACCCCGGTGACGCTGTCGCAGGTGGCGCGCCTGGAGTACGCCTTCGAGGACGGCATCATCTGGCACCGCAACCGCCTGCCCACGGTGACCGTGCGCGCCGATATCGGCGATGGCATGCAGCCGCTGGACGTGGTGCAGCAGATCCTGCCCACGCTGGACGGCATCCGCGCGCAGCTGCCGTCAGGCTACCTGCTGGAGACCGGCGGTACCGTGGAAGACTCGGCACGCGGGCAGAACTCGATCAAGGCCGGCATGCCGCTGTTCCTGATCGTGGTAGCCACGCTGCTGATGCTGCAGCTGCGCAGCTTCTCGCGTGCGGCCATGGTGCTGGTCACCGCGCCGCTGGGCATCATCGGCGCCACGCTGTTCCTGCTGCTGTTCCGCGCGCCGTTCGGCTTCGTGGCGCTGCTGGGTACCATCGCGCTGGCCGGCATGATCATGCGCAACTCGGTGATCCTGATCGACCAGATCCAGCAGGACATCGACGCCGGGCATGACCGCTGGCACGCCATCATCGACGCCACCGTGCGCCGCTTCCGCCCGATCGTGCTGACCGCGCTGGCCGCGGTGCTGGCGATGATCCCGCTGTCGCGCAGTGCGTTCTACGGCTCGATGGCGATCTCGATCATGGGCGGCTTGATCGTCGGCACCGTGCTGACGTTGGTGTTCCTGCCGGCGCTGTATGCGGCATGGTTCCGGGTGAAGCCGGATGAGGCCAAGACCAGCGAAGGTTGA
- the gdhA gene encoding NADP-specific glutamate dehydrogenase, with the protein MNPRSSADFLTHVAQRDPHQPEFLQAVKEVIQSLWPFLERNPRYLEHGLLERLVEPERLIQFRVAWADDAGKIHVNRGWRVQHSSAIGPFKGGMRFHPSVNQSILKFLAFEQTLKNALTTLPMGGGKGGSDFNPKGRSDTEVMRFCQALMLELHRHLGADTDVPAGDIGVGAREVGYMTGMMKKITNDASCVFTGKGLSYGGSLMRPEATGFGTVYFVEQMLHHARRDTDGARVLISGAGNVAQHAAIKAIELGANVLTLSDSGGTLYARDGFDEAALQEVVELRNERRGCLSELADDKRFEYLDGKRPWHIPAEIALPCATQNELDEDDARALVDNGVLCVAEGANMPSTLEAVDVFLASGTLYAPGKASNAGGVATSGLEMSQNAQRLSWHHADVDERLHGIMKDIHANCVRHGKRADGSVNYVDGANIAGFVKVADAMLAQGVY; encoded by the coding sequence TTGAACCCTCGTTCCTCTGCCGACTTTCTCACCCACGTGGCCCAGCGCGATCCGCATCAGCCGGAGTTCCTGCAAGCCGTCAAAGAAGTGATCCAAAGCCTGTGGCCGTTCCTGGAGCGCAATCCCCGCTACCTGGAACATGGCCTGCTGGAGCGGCTGGTGGAGCCCGAGCGGTTGATCCAGTTTCGCGTGGCCTGGGCCGATGATGCCGGCAAGATCCATGTGAATCGCGGCTGGCGCGTGCAGCACAGCTCGGCGATCGGCCCGTTCAAGGGCGGCATGCGCTTTCATCCGTCGGTCAACCAGTCGATCCTGAAGTTCCTCGCGTTCGAGCAGACCCTGAAGAACGCGCTCACCACCCTGCCGATGGGCGGTGGCAAGGGCGGTTCGGACTTCAATCCCAAGGGCCGCAGCGACACCGAAGTGATGCGCTTCTGCCAGGCCTTGATGCTGGAACTGCACCGCCACCTCGGCGCCGACACCGACGTGCCCGCGGGCGATATCGGCGTCGGCGCGCGCGAGGTCGGCTACATGACCGGCATGATGAAGAAGATCACCAACGACGCCTCCTGCGTGTTCACCGGGAAGGGGCTCTCCTACGGTGGCAGCCTGATGCGTCCGGAGGCGACCGGCTTCGGCACGGTCTACTTCGTCGAGCAGATGCTGCACCATGCCCGCCGCGATACCGATGGCGCCAGGGTGTTGATTTCCGGCGCCGGAAACGTGGCTCAGCATGCCGCGATCAAGGCCATCGAACTAGGTGCGAACGTACTCACGCTCTCCGATTCCGGCGGCACGCTGTACGCCCGTGACGGCTTCGATGAAGCGGCGTTGCAGGAGGTGGTGGAACTGCGCAACGAACGTCGCGGCTGCCTGTCCGAACTGGCTGACGACAAGCGCTTCGAGTACCTGGACGGTAAGCGCCCCTGGCACATCCCGGCTGAGATCGCCCTGCCCTGCGCCACCCAGAACGAACTGGATGAAGACGATGCGCGCGCCCTGGTCGACAACGGCGTGCTGTGCGTGGCCGAAGGCGCCAACATGCCCTCGACGCTGGAGGCAGTGGACGTCTTCCTCGCGTCCGGCACCCTGTACGCACCCGGCAAGGCCAGCAACGCCGGCGGCGTGGCCACCTCGGGGCTGGAAATGAGCCAGAACGCGCAGCGCCTGTCCTGGCATCACGCCGATGTCGACGAGCGCCTGCACGGGATCATGAAGGACATCCACGCCAACTGCGTGCGCCACGGCAAGCGTGCCGATGGCAGCGTGAACTACGTGGATGGCGCCAATATCGCCGGCTTCGTCAAAGTGGCCGATGCGATGCTGGCGCAGGGCGTTTACTGA
- the leuB gene encoding 3-isopropylmalate dehydrogenase: MHAEIVVLPGDGIGPEVAAAAIAVLEAVATRFGHTFGFQEHDIGGIAIDRRGEPLPATTLEACRKADAILLGAVGGPKWSDPNAKVRPEQGLLAIRKALGLYANLRPVRTHAAALGASPIKAELLEGVDFVVVRELTGGIYFGEKTRTADTASDLCSYSVGEIERVLRTAFRLARTRRGKVTSVDKANVLETSRLWRDVAARIGREEFPDVALEHQLVDSMAMHLLAKPREYDVIVTENMFGDILTDEASMLAGSLGLLPSASLGEPGAVGIYEPIHGSAPDIAGKGIANPYATIFSAAMLLRHSLGLDDEAATVEAAVYAVLDDGVFTADLAAKGFAVSTAAATDAVLAKLQ; this comes from the coding sequence ATGCACGCTGAGATTGTCGTATTGCCGGGTGACGGCATCGGTCCGGAAGTCGCCGCCGCCGCCATCGCGGTGCTGGAAGCCGTCGCCACCCGTTTCGGTCACACCTTCGGGTTCCAGGAACACGATATCGGGGGCATCGCCATCGATCGCCGCGGCGAGCCGCTGCCGGCCACCACGCTGGAGGCCTGCCGCAAGGCGGACGCCATCCTGCTTGGCGCGGTCGGCGGGCCGAAGTGGTCCGACCCGAATGCCAAGGTCCGCCCCGAGCAGGGCCTGCTGGCCATCCGCAAAGCGCTGGGTCTGTACGCCAACCTGCGCCCGGTGCGCACGCATGCTGCCGCGCTTGGCGCCTCGCCGATCAAGGCCGAACTGCTGGAGGGCGTGGACTTCGTCGTCGTGCGTGAGCTGACCGGCGGCATCTACTTCGGTGAGAAGACCCGCACCGCCGACACCGCCAGCGACCTATGCAGCTACAGCGTGGGCGAGATCGAACGCGTGCTGCGTACCGCCTTCCGCCTGGCCCGGACCCGCCGCGGCAAGGTCACCTCGGTGGACAAGGCCAACGTGCTGGAAACCTCGCGCCTGTGGCGCGATGTCGCTGCGCGGATCGGTCGCGAGGAATTCCCGGACGTTGCACTGGAGCACCAACTGGTCGATTCGATGGCCATGCACCTGCTGGCCAAGCCGCGCGAATACGATGTGATCGTGACCGAGAACATGTTCGGTGACATCCTCACCGATGAAGCCTCGATGCTGGCCGGCTCGCTCGGTCTGCTGCCATCGGCGTCGCTGGGCGAGCCCGGCGCAGTGGGCATCTACGAGCCGATCCACGGTTCGGCGCCGGACATCGCCGGCAAGGGCATTGCCAATCCGTACGCCACGATCTTCAGTGCCGCGATGCTGCTGCGGCATTCACTGGGGCTGGACGACGAGGCTGCTACGGTCGAGGCTGCGGTGTATGCCGTGCTGGATGACGGCGTGTTCACCGCCGATCTCGCCGCCAAGGGTTTTGCGGTCAGTACCGCCGCAGCAACCGACGCGGTCCTTGCCAAGCTGCAATGA
- the leuD gene encoding 3-isopropylmalate dehydratase small subunit translates to MSGFRTLTSTSVVLRETNIDTDQIIPARFLSTTERAGLGKHAFNDWRWQSEGVPNPAFAFNQPHNAGRSILLAGRNFGCGSSREHAPWALTDLGLRAIVSSEIADIFRGNSLKNGLLPIVLDEADVQTLMQRPDDELTIDVAARELRTPDGRVYAFPLDGFSQTCLLEGVDQLGYLLGRTPDIERYESEHAR, encoded by the coding sequence ATGAGCGGCTTCCGTACCCTGACCTCGACCAGCGTGGTGCTGCGCGAGACCAACATCGACACCGACCAGATCATCCCGGCGCGGTTCCTGTCCACCACCGAGCGCGCCGGCCTGGGCAAGCATGCCTTCAACGACTGGCGCTGGCAGAGCGAGGGCGTGCCGAACCCGGCATTCGCCTTCAACCAGCCACACAACGCCGGGCGCAGCATCCTGCTGGCCGGGCGCAACTTCGGCTGCGGCTCCTCGCGCGAGCATGCGCCGTGGGCACTGACCGACCTGGGCCTGCGCGCCATCGTCAGCAGCGAGATCGCCGATATCTTCCGCGGCAATTCGCTGAAGAACGGCCTGCTGCCGATCGTGCTGGACGAGGCCGATGTGCAGACGCTGATGCAGCGCCCGGATGACGAACTGACCATCGACGTGGCCGCGCGCGAACTGCGCACGCCCGATGGACGCGTGTATGCCTTCCCGCTGGACGGCTTCTCGCAGACCTGCCTGCTGGAAGGCGTGGACCAATTGGGGTATCTGTTGGGCCGTACCCCTGACATTGAACGTTACGAGAGTGAACATGCACGCTGA
- the leuC gene encoding 3-isopropylmalate dehydratase large subunit → MTPAPRTLYDKLWDAHIVVPESDSAPAVLYIDLHLIHEVTSPQAFTELRERGLAPRRPDRTKATMDHSTPTLPAGPDGKLPYASAASEAQVAMLARNCAAYGIELFDLQSANRGIVHVIAPEQGFTQPGMTIVCGDSHTSTHGAFGALAFGIGTSEVGHVLATQCLLQRKAKTMAITVDGVLPVGVGAKDVVLHIIGVIGVNGGTGHVLEFRGSAIEAMDMEQRMTLCNMSIEAGARAGMVAPDQTTFDWVANTPRGPKGADFDAAVAAWSQLRSDVGARFDVEVHIEAADIRPTLTWGTHPGTAIAVDQPIPAANDAADQKGLDYMHFHAGQTLAGTPVDVVFVGSCTNGRLSDMREVAQVLQGRRVADGVRMLVVPGSEIVKRQAEAEGIHTIVRAAGAEWREPGCSMCIAMNGDLVAPGQLAVSTSNRNFEGRQGPGSRTLLASPMTAAWAAVNGRVSDPRELYAAQEVA, encoded by the coding sequence ATGACCCCAGCTCCCCGCACCCTGTACGACAAACTGTGGGACGCCCACATCGTCGTGCCCGAATCGGACAGCGCGCCCGCCGTGCTGTACATCGACCTGCACCTGATCCACGAAGTGACCTCGCCGCAGGCCTTCACCGAACTGCGCGAGCGTGGCCTGGCGCCGCGCCGCCCGGACCGGACCAAGGCCACCATGGACCACTCCACCCCGACCCTGCCGGCCGGCCCCGACGGCAAGCTGCCCTACGCCAGCGCCGCCTCCGAAGCGCAGGTGGCGATGCTGGCGCGCAACTGCGCCGCGTACGGCATCGAGCTGTTCGACCTGCAGTCGGCCAATCGCGGCATCGTGCACGTGATTGCGCCCGAGCAGGGCTTCACCCAGCCGGGCATGACTATCGTCTGCGGCGACAGCCACACCTCCACCCACGGTGCGTTCGGCGCGCTGGCGTTCGGCATCGGCACCAGTGAAGTCGGCCACGTGCTGGCGACCCAGTGCCTGCTGCAGCGCAAGGCCAAAACCATGGCCATCACCGTCGACGGCGTGCTGCCGGTGGGCGTGGGCGCCAAGGACGTGGTGCTGCACATCATCGGCGTGATCGGCGTCAATGGCGGCACCGGCCACGTGCTGGAGTTCCGCGGCAGCGCCATCGAGGCGATGGACATGGAGCAGCGCATGACGTTGTGCAACATGTCGATCGAGGCCGGCGCACGCGCCGGCATGGTCGCTCCCGACCAGACCACCTTCGACTGGGTCGCCAATACCCCGCGCGGACCCAAGGGCGCCGACTTCGACGCCGCCGTGGCCGCCTGGTCGCAGCTGCGCAGCGACGTCGGTGCGCGCTTCGACGTGGAGGTCCACATCGAGGCCGCCGACATCCGCCCCACCCTGACCTGGGGCACCCACCCCGGCACGGCGATCGCGGTGGACCAGCCGATCCCGGCGGCCAACGATGCCGCCGACCAGAAAGGCCTGGACTACATGCACTTCCACGCCGGCCAGACCCTGGCCGGCACCCCGGTGGACGTGGTGTTCGTCGGTTCGTGCACCAACGGCCGCCTGAGCGACATGCGCGAAGTGGCGCAGGTGCTGCAGGGCCGCCGCGTCGCCGATGGCGTGCGCATGCTGGTGGTGCCCGGTTCGGAGATCGTCAAGCGCCAGGCCGAGGCCGAAGGCATCCACACCATCGTGCGCGCGGCCGGTGCCGAATGGCGCGAGCCGGGCTGCTCGATGTGCATCGCCATGAACGGCGATCTGGTCGCCCCGGGCCAGCTGGCGGTGAGCACCAGCAACCGCAATTTCGAGGGCCGCCAGGGCCCGGGCTCGCGCACGCTGCTGGCCTCGCCCATGACCGCGGCCTGGGCGGCGGTGAACGGCCGGGTGTCCGACCCGCGTGAACTGTATGCCGCCCAGGAGGTGGCCTGA